In Capsicum annuum cultivar UCD-10X-F1 chromosome 7, UCD10Xv1.1, whole genome shotgun sequence, one genomic interval encodes:
- the LOC124885794 gene encoding uncharacterized protein LOC124885794, which produces MTLADNKGKKVVAFLKKNIFSHFGVPRTIISDVGSHFYNKVFRVVLANYRVKQHRVATPYHLQTSGQVEVSSREIEATLTKKVNALWAYQTTFKIPIGMSPYQLVYGKAHHLPIELEHKALWALKRLNMHLKEAADLRLEQINEMDEFCLKAYERADLYIENIKKYHDQRIT; this is translated from the coding sequence ATGACGTTGGCTgacaataaaggaaaaaaagttgTGGCCTTTCTGAAAAAGAACATATTCTCCCACTTTGGAGTACCAAGAACAATCATAAGTGATGTCGGATCCCATTTCTACAATAAAGTCTTCAGGGTTGTGCTGGCGAATTACAGAGTAAAACAACACCGTGTAGCAACTCCTTACCACctacaaactagtgggcaagtggaggtgtcgagTCGTGAGATCGAGGCCACTCTCACCAAAAAGGTgaatgccttgtgggcatatcaaaCTACTTTTAAGataccaattggcatgtcaccatatcaGCTAGTTTATGGGAAGGCACATCATTtaccaattgagctagaacataaggCCTTGTGGGCTCTAAAAAGGCTGAATATGCATTTAAAGGAAGCAGCTGATCTAAGATTGGAGCAGattaatgagatggatgaattttgtctCAAAGCCTATGAAAGAGCTGACTTGTACatagaaaatataaagaaataccATGACCAAAGGATTACATAG